The genomic stretch CAGACCGGTTGCAATGGTACTTCGCACCGTTGAGAGCTTGTCGAAACGCGCATCGGCAACCACCAGGGCTGCCGATACGAGAAGAACGATGAGGAGTCTGAAGCCGGGAACAGGCCCCTGGACAAAGATGGTTTTAATGGCGAGCCCTCCCCACAGGATTATCCCTCCTGGGAGAACATTCCGATGCCACCCCGGTCAATCACTTCCAGCGCCTTGCCACCACCACGGGCCACACAGGTCAGCGGGTCTTCAGCGATAATCACCGGCAGGCCGGTTTCCTCGCTGATCAGTTTGTCCAGCCCGCGCAGTAGTGCGCCGCCGCCGGTCAGAACAATACCGCGCTCGGCAATGTCGGACGCCAGCTCGGGCGGAGACTGTTCCAGAGCACTCTTGACGGTCTGAACGATCTGCGCCAGGGATTCCTGCAGCGCGTCGAGAATCTCTTCGCTGTTGAGGGTAAATGCCCGGGGCACACCTTCGGCGAGGTTGCGACCGCGCACATCGATCTCACGGATTTCGAGGCCTTCGTATGCGCAACCGATTTCGTGCTTGATACGCTCGGCGGTAGAATCACCGATCAGGCTGCCGTAGTTGCGACGCACGTAGGTAACGATGGCTTCGTCGAATTTGTCACCGCCAACCCGCACAGACTCTGCGTAAACGATGCCATTCAAGGAAATAATGGCGATCT from Marinobacter adhaerens HP15 encodes the following:
- a CDS encoding rod shape-determining protein, whose protein sequence is MIKRLRGIFSSDLSIDLGTANTLIYVRERGIVLNEPSVVAIRTNNSQKMVAAVGAEAKRMLGRTPGNITAIRPMKDGVIADFVVTEKMLQHFIHKVHENSFITPSPRVLVCVPSKSTQVERKAIRESALGAGAREVFLIEEPMAAAIGAGLPVEEASGSMIVDIGGGTTEIAIISLNGIVYAESVRVGGDKFDEAIVTYVRRNYGSLIGDSTAERIKHEIGCAYEGLEIREIDVRGRNLAEGVPRAFTLNSEEILDALQESLAQIVQTVKSALEQSPPELASDIAERGIVLTGGGALLRGLDKLISEETGLPVIIAEDPLTCVARGGGKALEVIDRGGIGMFSQEG